Genomic segment of Amphibacillus xylanus NBRC 15112:
TTGTACACTACAAATTGGTGGTAGTGATCAATGGGGGAATATTACGGCTGGTATGGAATTGATACGCCGGACACGTGATGAAGAAGTAAAAGTCTTCGGTCTTACTGTACCGCTAATTACGAAAGCAGATGGTACTAAATTTGGTAAAACAGCTGGGGGAGCAGTTTGGTTAGACCCTGAAAAAACAACTCCATATGAGTTTTATCAGTTCTGGATTAATACAGATGATCGTGATGTAATCAAATTCTTGAAATACTTCACATTCCTATCACATGCTGAAATCGAGGCTTTAACTGAAGAATTAGAAAGAGCACCAGAGAAAAGAATTCCTCATAAACGCTTAGCAGAAGAGTTAACAATTCTCGTCCACGGAGAAGAAGCTTTACGTCAAGCAGAGCGCATTACTGAAGCATTATTTAGTGGTGACATCAAACAACTAAATGCCGAAGAGATTAAACAAGGGTTTAAAGATGTTCCTAACGTAGAAATGACAAAAGAAGCAAAACCATTAGTAGATCTATTAGTTGAAGCAAAAATATCTTCATCTAAACGCCAAGCTAGAGAGGATATCTCGAATGGCGCGATTTACATCAATGGTGATCGCCAACAAGATCTCCAATACGAATTATCAGATGATGATCGAATTGATGGTCAGTTCACTATTATTCGACGAGGAAAGAAAAAGTACTTCCTAATTAAATTTATCTAACTGAAAAATAGAATTAAATCCTTCAGGAGTTTAAGTGCTAATAACAACTTCTGAGGGATTTTTGTATGCTTAAAAATCTTTTATTATTTTTCTATTGTGGGGATAATAAAGTTATAAAATCATTAGGAGGAAAAATAGTGATTTGTCCTAGGTGTAAAAGTGAACGTATTAATGTTCAAGCAGTCAATCATATTAAAAGTAAGGGTAAAGGATGTATCTACTGGTTATTCATAGGTTGGTGGCTTGAAATGATTATGTGGATATTCTTTACATTGCCATGGTTAGTCATAAAAATAATTAAACCTAAAAATTATTCGCAAAAGATGAGTAAGCATGCAGTCTGTCAGAATTGTGGCCATAGTTGGAGAGTTAGATAAACTTCTAAAATAAAGTAGAGCATACTCGGTTTAAAAAATATATAGTGGTTATTAATAATAAAAAACCTTGAACACCGATTTAAGATGTTCAAGGTTTTGATTATTGAATCTATTAACGTGAGTACCACTCAACGATAAGAGCTTCGTTAATTTCTGCTGGTAACTCAGAACGTTCTGGGTAACGTGAGTATGTTCCTTCTAAATTATCTGCATTAAAAGTTAAATACTCAGGTACAAATGCGTTAGCTTCAATTGATTCTTGAATAATTGTAAGCTTACGTGATTTTTCACGAACGCTAATTGTTTGTCCAGGTTGTACTAAGTAAGATGGGATGTCAACACGGCTACCATCTACAAGGATGTGTCCGTGGTTAACTAATTGACGAGCTTGGCGACGAGTACGTGCTAAGCCTAGGCGATAAACGATATTATCCAGACGTGATTCTAAAAGGATCATAAAGTTTTCACCGTGAACCCCTTTAAGTTTAGCAGCTTTATTGAAAAGTGTTCTAAATTGACGCTCATTTAATCCATACATGAAGCGTAATTTTTGTTTTTCTTGAAGCTGTAAACCATATTCACTTAATTTTGTACGTTGGTTAGGACCATGTTGTCCTGGTGCGTAAGGACGTTTTTCTAATTCCTTACCTGTACCTGTTAACGAAATTCCGAGACGACGAGACTTTTTCCATACAGGACCTGTATATCGAGCCATAGTGCATTCTCTCCTTTATATTAAAATTTGCATAAACAAGATACTGTGTTCCATTATCGCTTGACATTTTATTTTCATGTACCATCGCTCCAGCAGCAGAGAGTTACACGATACACCTTACTAATGAAGTATCTTCAATATTTAGACGACGCGGTAGTCGATTGAAGATGAATTGTAAGGAATAAAATGAACAACCGGTGGTTCACATAGGCTACCTTTTTTACACAAAGTCTATTATATGATTTTCTGCGTATGAAGTCAACAATTTTCAAGTTGATAATTATTGAACATTGATAAGGAAAAAAGTCACGGATATATTTTTAACGCTAATATCGCCCTCAACATTAATGATATCTAAGAGTTTTGATGATTTTAGTCGAAAAATGTAGTAAGTATAAAATACTGTTTTTTTAGTAGGCAATTTGTAATATTTCGGTTATAATGAATAAAGAACAAACAGGATTATATACATGAGGCGGGTGGAAGTGGTTAATGAAATCATATACGCTAACTGACGATCATGAATTATTCATCTATGACCCAAAGCGATACTATAAGAATAGTGAATGGCTAAATGCAATATTAAAACAGATGAAATTGTTGTTGAATGTGAATAGTGTAGCTTTATACTTATTTGACTTTTGGGCAGATCAATATACCTGTGTTCAATCGATAAGTGATGACGAGATAGAATTACCCCATCATCTACCAATGTCGATTCTAAACAAAGTCCATCAGTACAAAAAGTTGTCGACTAAATCAGCTCAATTACTGATGGGAGATAATGAGTTTGAGCGAATTGCAATCGCTAGCTTAGAAGAAGATGGCGATGTATTTGGGTACTTTTTATTTTTCGCCAAAGATAAGCATCAACTTGCGAGTGATAAAAAGCACTACATCACTCAAATCGTGAAAGATATGGAATTAATTATTTATGAAATGAGAAAAGCTCGTCAATCAGTTGCGCAAGCCAATAAGTATGAAAATATGTATAATATCACCCAGAAATTTCACTCATCTATGAACCCGCGAGATGTATTGGCTGAAATAACTGAAATTATCTACTCAATTTATCCTAACTTCAAATGTGAACTATATTTATCAAAAAACTATCAAGAAGATTTATCCTTACCTATAAAAGAATTTATTTATAATGAGCGATATGCTGATAAAGCAAGTGCGCAAGCATTCTTGACAGGAAAATTAAAGATTGAGTCGACGAATGATTCAATCACACTCTATGCTCCCTTTAATGGGAAACAGGGTGTCTACGGTGTCATGCAGTTAACTTCAAATGAAATCAGTCATATACCAAATAGTGAAGTAGAGTTTATTCGCCTATTAGCTAATACTGCTGGTAATGCACTTGAAAATGCTCAGTTATATCAACAGTCCAATTTCTTAATTCAAGATTTACAATTAATCAATACATTTGCACACGAATTAAATAAATTAGAATGTTTAACATCAATTACTCAATTTATTAGAAAACAATTCCGTTCTTCTTTTAACGCTGAAGAAGTAGGTTTTGTATTAATAAATGATCTGGGAAAATATGAAATAGAAGATGCATCAACTTCATTCTTTCATTCTGTAAATAATACTGAACTTATTACATTTTTACTTGATAAAGTGAAGAATGAAAAAGAAGCAATTTTCATTAGTGATTTCAAAGATCGTTTTGAGGATGTTTTGTTACCTTTTAGCTCCGTTATCTTGTTACCAATGGTACAGACAGATCATTTAATTGGAATCATAATTGTCTTACATTCGGATTCATATTATTTTACCTTTGACCAATATAAATTGATGATATCACTTGTGCAGCATTCGACGCTCGCCTTTGACAACATCATTTTACGTGAAAAACTAGAGCAATCTGTCATCACAGATTACTTAACGAAACTATACTCTCGGGAATATTTAGATGAGAAGTGTCAGGAGCATTTGAATGTCGATGAACAAGGCGTGTTCTTGTTAATAGACCTTGATGACTTTAAGCTTGTCAATGATTCATTTGGTCATGATGTTGGAGATATGGTCTTAATTCAAGTATCGAATATTATTCGACGCGAAATTGATGGACAAGGATTTGCTGCTCGGTGGGGTGGCGAGGAGCTTGCAATTTATCTACCAGAAAAAAATATGCAGATGGGAAGAGTCCTTGCAAATAAATTACTTTCATTAATTGAACAGTCTACAAAGCCAAGAATCACCGCTTCAATCGGTCTCGCACACTGGGACCATACAATGAAATTAACGTTAGATGAGCTATTAGATAAAGCTGACCAAGCGCTATATCGAGCAAAGCGTCTAGGGAAAAATCAATATCAAATCATCTCAAATTATTAAAAAACAGACAAAATGAGGTTGTACAATATATAACGTTGGTGAGTTTGAAGACTTACTAACGTTATATTTTTATTTTAAGTATATTTAATTTAATTGCTCACGTTATAAATCGCAGTTAGCCGAACCACCGCGTTCCATGGACACGGCTTTTAGCTAACTCAGTTAAGAAAAGTCACATACGGTTATCGTAATTTTTATAATTTCAAGAAATGAATTTTGATTCACCTCAAGTTTAAAGCAATAGAAACAAATTTGAGTAAAAAATGCAAATAGAAACACGATATGAAGCAGCCATTTAATTTAGAAGTGAAAAACAGCAGGTGAAATACACGAGACTCCTGCGGGAATAGCACGAGCTGAAGATCCACTAAGGCAAGCGCTCTTTGCTTGCCTTAGTTAGCTGAAGCCGTGCCCGCGGAAAGTGAGTGTATTTCACCTGCGGTGAACAAGTTGTATCTTTATTAAAACTAACATAAATCTATTCTCGACTAATTATAAAACCTACCAACACTATTTGACAATGAACCCAAAATGATCACAACCTCATTTTGTTTGTTTTTTCATTCAAATAATTTCAGGAAGATATGCCATAAGCTTTTCGCAAAATTGCTCAAGATGAATCTGATCTTGTTTAGTGAAACGATTCTTTTCTGGACTATCAATATCTAATACACCAATTACTTTTTTATTTTTAAAGAGCGGAATCACAATTTCAGATTGGCTTCGTGCGTCACAAGCGATATGACCAGGAAATTGATGAACATCTGCTACAAGTTGTGTTTTTTCCTCTGCTACTGCAGTCCCACATACACCTTTACCAATATCAATTCTCACACACGCTGGAAGACCTTGAAATGGTCCTAATACTAATTGATCTTCTCTCAATAGATAGAATCCAACCCAGTTAATCCGATCTAAAAATTGATTTAATAAAGCTGCACTGTTAGATAAGTTTGCGATTGGATCTGACTCGTCTTCAATAAGAGCTTCTAGCTGCTTAATTAATAATTGATAATTTTTTTCTAGTGATTGACTGTACTCAATTTGTTCAAACATGGTATAAAACCCCCTATATATAAAAAATTAGAATATATTTGTGCCAAAAATCGATTAATTTTGATTTTTTTTAGCAAAATCTTTGCTGTTCATGGTATGATAATTATAACTATGACATAATTAAGTTAAATTAACAATTAATATTACATAACAGGATTGAATGTCGAGGTCACTGAGGAGGATTAACATGGTTGCCTATATTATAGGGTTCATTCTCATTATTATAGCATTAATTATTACTGGACTTATTTTCAGAAAAATTATTTATGATCGTGTGGATAAATTAGAAGCTTGGAAATTAGATATTATGAATCGAAATGTTACGGCAGAACTTCAGCGAGTTAAAGCGTTGCGACTAGCTGGTGAGACCCAAGAAAAATTTGAATCTTGGAAAGATAATTGGGACCGTATATTAACACAAGAGTTGCCAGATATCGAGGAATATCTTTTTGATGCAGAGGATGCTGCGGATCGATTTAGAGTACCAACTGCTAATAGGATATTAGAAGCAGCTGAGAAAATTTTAAACGATACTGAAAAAGTTATTGAGAATATGTACAGCGAATTAGATGATTTACTTGACTCCGAAAAGCAAAGTCGCAAAATTGCAGAAGAAGTGGTGCCACACATAAGAAGCCTAAGAAATTTATTATTGCAGGATTTATATGCTTATGGGGCCGCAGAAGCGCGATTTGAAGAAGAAATTAACAAGTGCCAATTAAAGCTTGAGCATTTTTATTATGAAACGGAACAAGGGAATTACTATGAAGCGCATCAAATAATTACAAATCTCCAACAAGAACTCAATGATCTTGAGGAACGCTTAGAAACTTTCCCGGCTATTTATCGTCAGTGTAAAGTAGAACTACCGGATCAAATTCATCAATTGAAAAATGGAATTGAGCAGATGAAGGCTGATGGTTATCAAATTGAACACCATAACTTCCAAAAGGAATTACGTGATTTAGAAGAGCAACTTTCTGTATATGTAACACGAATTGAAGAACAAGATGATCAAACCGTTTTTGACTTTGTGGCGACAATCGATGAACGCATTTCAGAAATTTATCACATCCTCGAGGAAGAATCGAAAGCTAGAAATTATGTTGATAAGCATTTGCAGAATTTCGAGAAGTTAATTGAAGAAGTTGTTGATGAGTTTAAATTAACGGATGAAGAAGTAACAGAATTGCAAAAGACATATTACTTAGAGGGCAGCGATCTAGAACTTTATGAGAACTTAGAGAAATGGATCCACCAATTAGAGCGTCAACATATGAAAATAAAACAAGATCTAGCTGATGAACAACAAACATACACAGCATTAAAAGACGAATTGGAGACAAATTATCAAGATCTCCAAAAATTAAAAGAGGTTCATCAAGAATTTAAAGAACAAATTAGTACAATTCGTAAAGATGAGATTGAAGCAAAGGAAAAAATTACAGTACTTAAGCGCGATTTATTTGAAGTGAATCGCCATATTGAAAAGAGTAATTTACCTGGTATCCCTTCATTCATATGGAATCAAATGGATGATGCGAGTGAGAAGTGTGAACGTGTATTAGAGAAATTAGCTGAAGAACCTTTAGATATGGGACAAGTCAGTCATTGTTTAAATGAGGCAACATCATCAGTAGAAACTTTAATAAAGCAAACAGAGACAATGATGGAGCAGGCTTACTTAATTGAACGCATCATTCAATATGCGAATAGATATCGTAGCCAGTATCCAGTTTTATCAGCGCGACTGTCTGAGGCAGAGAAATTGTTCAGAGAGTGTCAATATGAGCAATCATTGGAAATTGCCTCTGAATCGTTAGAGGAAGTAGAGCCAGGTGCTTTGCGACGCCTTGAAGTTAAAATTAATGTGAAGATCCCAAGTTAAGGAGGGAATACAGATGCGAGTTATATCTGTATTTAGTATCGCTATTTTAGCAGTTAGTATTTGGTCATTATTTTTTACTATTTTTCATCTTAATAATGAAAACCAACAAGATACGATAGCAACGGAAGAAATTACAGAAGAAATTCAAGAACTAAATGAAGAAGAAGCGCTAGATGAGCGCGAAAAAATTGAGCAGGAAGTTAAATCAAAAGTAGAAGAATTAGTTCAGACTAATGATCAAGCTGAAAAATCAGTAGACAAAGTAACACATTCAACACAAACTACTGAAAATAAACCGGAGGACTTGGTAGCGAGGGCAAGTAGTCCTTACAACGATATTTTATACGATTTCGAAAAGGACAACCCTGTATCAGTCGATGATTTACTTGATTTACTATCTTTAGTTGAATAATTAAATCCCAGCGTGAGCTTGGGGTTTTTTTATGTCTTAATTTAGAGCATATTTTAACACTCCATATTTTAACACTCCATATTTTAACACTTATGATCTTTCTATTTAATTTATCAATTGATTATGATAAAATAATTCATTGCATAAGAACGTAATAATTCATGATGATCCAATAATAAAGATAAAAGATTGAAGGGGAAAAAGATGATCTATTTTGATAATAGTGCTACAACAGAGCCAAATGAAGAAGTTTTAGCTACTTTTGTTGAAGTGTCAAAAAGGTATTATGGTAATGCTTCATCAGCTCATCAGCTAGGCCTAAATGCAGAACAGTTATTAAGAAAATCTTATCAACATATTAGTCGATTACTATCAGTTAAACCGACAGAAATTATTTACACTTCTGGGGGAACAGAAGGAAACAATTTAGCGATAAAAGGAATCGCGCTTGCCTATCAAAGTCGAGGTAAACACTTAATTACTACGTCAATCGAGCACCCTTCAGTTTTAAATCCATTTAAAGCATTAGAAGAATTGGGTTTTGAGGTTACTTATTTACCAGTCGATCAGTCTGGTATCGTATCAGTTGACGATTTAAAGCAAGCCTTACGTGATGATACCATCCTTGTCAGTGTCATGCATGTTAATAATGAACTCGGGACAATTCAACCAATCCGAGCAATTGGAGAAGTGTTAAAGAATAGAAAGTACACCTTTTTCCATGTTGATAATGTTCAAGGGTTTGGGAAAGTTGAGTTAGATTTAAAAGCAAGTTATGTTGATCTAGCAACAATCTCTGGTCATAAAATTCACGGCTTAAAAGGGACAGGTCTTCTTTATCAGAGGGAAGGTGTCCGACTGTTTCCATTGTTACATGGTGGTGGACAACAGGATAATCGTCATTCGGGAACGGAAGATATTGCCGGGATTGTCTCATTAGCAAGGGCAATGCGACTAATCTTAGAAAAGCAAACTAATCAAGTTATTCAATTAAGACAACTGAATCAATTACTCCGTGAGAGGCTAAATGAAATTGAGGATGTTGTGATTAACACACCAGAAGATCAAGCACCACATATTATCAATTTCTCAATTCCTGGTTTTAAACCGGAAATAATCTTACACGCATTAGAGGAACGTGGAATTTATGTATCAACACAATCTGCGTGTTCATCTAAAAAGGCAGATGAAAGTTCTGTACTAAGGGCTATTCATTTACCACCAAATCAAAGAAATTCAGCCCTTAGAATTAGTTTTTCATATCAAAATACGCCTGATCAGGTCGACAAATTTGTTCAATCATTAAAAGCAATAATTACAGAATTAAAACAGGATATGAGGTAAATAATAATGTTATATGATCATATAATTTTAAAATATGGGGAAATTTCCCTGAAACAAAAAAACCGCAAAGAATTTATTTTTCAATTACATCGAAATGTAAAAAAGCTTCTTAAAGCATTTACTAACCTTGAGATTAAAAGCTCAAGAGACTGGATTACAATTACACTGAATGGTGAAGATCCAGAAGAAATTATTCCGATTTGCCAACGTATATTTGGTATTCAAAATATCAGTGTGGCCATGAAGGTAAGTAATGACGTAGAGTCGATTAAAGAAGCGGCTCTATTTGCGTTGAAAGAAGCAGAAGATGTTAAAACATTTAAAATATCTGTTAGAAGAGCCAATAAAAAATTCCCGCACCGTTCTCCTGAAATGAACCAAATCCTAGGTGCGCACTTATTATCAAATACAGACGGATTTAAAGTTGACGTTCATCATCCAGATTTAGAACTTAAGGTAAATATCCGAGAAGATCACACATTTATTACGTCAAAACAATATCCAGGAGCGGGTGGATTACCTGTTGGATCGTCAGGTAGCACATTATTACAGCTATCTGGTGGAATCGATAGTCCAGTTGCTGGCTATTTAGCGATGAGTCGAGGTCTTAGAATAGAAGCGATTCATTTTCATTCACCACCATATACTAGTGACGGAGCTAAACAAAAAGTACTTGATTTAGCTCGCAAACTTGCAGAGTATGGTCATGATATCAATATTCATATTGTTCCATTTACTGCAATGCAACAAAAAATCCATCGTGAAATCCCATTCGGGTATTCAATGACAGTCATGCGCAGAATGATGCTACGCATTAGTGAAATTGTTGCCTCAAAACGAGGGATTCTCTCGATTGCGACAGGTGAAAGCTTAGGGCAAGTAGCTAGTCAAACCCTAGAGAGTATGCATGCGATTAATGCTGTGACATCATACCCAGTAATACGACCGCTTATTACAACGGACAAAAATGAAATAATTGAGATCGCAAAAAAAATTGACACATATCCGATCTCGATTCGTCCATTTGATGATTGTTGTACAGTTTTTGTACCGCGATCACCAAAAACAAAGCCGAAAAAAGATAAAGTTGAATATTATGAAAATCAACTAGATTTAACTAAAGAGCTAGATGAGCTGTTAGCAAATATTGAAGTTGTTCAGGTCAGCTCTAGTGCTCAAGCGAAAGACACTTTAGATGAATTGTTCTAGTATGGGCGGTAATCTCAGCCTAAGTATGTAACAACTACCAACTAAATTTTTGTATGAAACCTCTGAATCTGCACAATCTAGAAATGCATCAAGGAGGAGGTGAATACAGAAATGGCAAATAACAATAGTAATCAATTACTTGTACCTGGTGTAAGTCAAGCACTTGATCAAATGAAGTATGAAATTGCACAAGAATTCGGTGTAACGCTCGGCCCTGATACAACTTCACGTGCTAATGGTTCTGTTGGTGGTGAAATTACAAAACGTCTAGTACAAATGGCAGAACAACAATTAAGTGGACAATCAAATTAATTTAAATCAATAATAAAATAAAGGATAGTACTGAATTTTAGTACTATCCTTTTCTTCATTTTAAGAATGAATTTCCTCACTTCAGGTCATAATTGAGTTAGAGGTAATCGTTATTTACTTGGATATTGTCCGAAAGGTAGGAACGTTCTCATGATTTGGCTAATATTGATTATTATTTTTCTAGTTATAGTTTTATCTTTAAGTTTATTCCTACCTCTCGTTTGCCAACTTTCAATATATCTCACACATGAGATTGAAATTGAAATTAGCGTAAAGCTGGCGAAGATTCAAGTTTACTCAAAAACAATCGAGTATTCTTTAGAAGCTGTAATAGATGAGATAATTCCAAAACTCTTTAATAAAGAACTGCCAAAATCATCAATTCAATTTAATAGGTTAAAACTAAACCAACTAACATGGTACTCAACGATAGGATTAGAAGATGCAGCGATTACGACATTAAGTGCAAGTGGATTATGGTTAATTAAAGGAATGGCTTGTCAATATATATTTTCCTTAATGAATCAACCAAAGGATTATCAATATCAAGTAAAGCCAAGCTTTGATCAATTCGTTATTCAATCTGAGTGTGAATGCATAATATCAACACCACTTTGGCAAGCTATTTATATGAAATATAAACGACAATAAGGAAAAGGAGATCGAGAAAAATGCATCAACAGCACCCAATTGAAGGGTTAATGTCTGAAACAATGGAACAATTAAAACATTTAATCGATGTAAGGACAATTATCGGTGAAC
This window contains:
- the ezrA gene encoding septation ring formation regulator EzrA, with amino-acid sequence MVAYIIGFILIIIALIITGLIFRKIIYDRVDKLEAWKLDIMNRNVTAELQRVKALRLAGETQEKFESWKDNWDRILTQELPDIEEYLFDAEDAADRFRVPTANRILEAAEKILNDTEKVIENMYSELDDLLDSEKQSRKIAEEVVPHIRSLRNLLLQDLYAYGAAEARFEEEINKCQLKLEHFYYETEQGNYYEAHQIITNLQQELNDLEERLETFPAIYRQCKVELPDQIHQLKNGIEQMKADGYQIEHHNFQKELRDLEEQLSVYVTRIEEQDDQTVFDFVATIDERISEIYHILEEESKARNYVDKHLQNFEKLIEEVVDEFKLTDEEVTELQKTYYLEGSDLELYENLEKWIHQLERQHMKIKQDLADEQQTYTALKDELETNYQDLQKLKEVHQEFKEQISTIRKDEIEAKEKITVLKRDLFEVNRHIEKSNLPGIPSFIWNQMDDASEKCERVLEKLAEEPLDMGQVSHCLNEATSSVETLIKQTETMMEQAYLIERIIQYANRYRSQYPVLSARLSEAEKLFRECQYEQSLEIASESLEEVEPGALRRLEVKINVKIPS
- a CDS encoding alpha/beta-type small acid-soluble spore protein — encoded protein: MANNNSNQLLVPGVSQALDQMKYEIAQEFGVTLGPDTTSRANGSVGGEITKRLVQMAEQQLSGQSN
- the thiI gene encoding tRNA uracil 4-sulfurtransferase ThiI, giving the protein MLYDHIILKYGEISLKQKNRKEFIFQLHRNVKKLLKAFTNLEIKSSRDWITITLNGEDPEEIIPICQRIFGIQNISVAMKVSNDVESIKEAALFALKEAEDVKTFKISVRRANKKFPHRSPEMNQILGAHLLSNTDGFKVDVHHPDLELKVNIREDHTFITSKQYPGAGGLPVGSSGSTLLQLSGGIDSPVAGYLAMSRGLRIEAIHFHSPPYTSDGAKQKVLDLARKLAEYGHDINIHIVPFTAMQQKIHREIPFGYSMTVMRRMMLRISEIVASKRGILSIATGESLGQVASQTLESMHAINAVTSYPVIRPLITTDKNEIIEIAKKIDTYPISIRPFDDCCTVFVPRSPKTKPKKDKVEYYENQLDLTKELDELLANIEVVQVSSSAQAKDTLDELF
- a CDS encoding DUF2953 domain-containing protein; this translates as MIWLILIIIFLVIVLSLSLFLPLVCQLSIYLTHEIEIEISVKLAKIQVYSKTIEYSLEAVIDEIIPKLFNKELPKSSIQFNRLKLNQLTWYSTIGLEDAAITTLSASGLWLIKGMACQYIFSLMNQPKDYQYQVKPSFDQFVIQSECECIISTPLWQAIYMKYKRQ
- the tyrS gene encoding tyrosine--tRNA ligase, producing the protein MDIIKDLELRGLVQQTTDYEGLKKHLAENVVTLYCGFDPTADSLHIGHLVPALMLKRFQLAGHRPIALIGGGTGMIGDPSGRTSERQLNDAETVNYFSEQIEKQLAKILDFDDEENGAIAKNNGEWLGELKIIDFLRDTGKHFGVNYMLAKDSVQSRLEQGISFTEFSYMILQSYDFMNLFERENCTLQIGGSDQWGNITAGMELIRRTRDEEVKVFGLTVPLITKADGTKFGKTAGGAVWLDPEKTTPYEFYQFWINTDDRDVIKFLKYFTFLSHAEIEALTEELERAPEKRIPHKRLAEELTILVHGEEALRQAERITEALFSGDIKQLNAEEIKQGFKDVPNVEMTKEAKPLVDLLVEAKISSSKRQAREDISNGAIYINGDRQQDLQYELSDDDRIDGQFTIIRRGKKKYFLIKFI
- a CDS encoding sensor domain-containing diguanylate cyclase, yielding MKSYTLTDDHELFIYDPKRYYKNSEWLNAILKQMKLLLNVNSVALYLFDFWADQYTCVQSISDDEIELPHHLPMSILNKVHQYKKLSTKSAQLLMGDNEFERIAIASLEEDGDVFGYFLFFAKDKHQLASDKKHYITQIVKDMELIIYEMRKARQSVAQANKYENMYNITQKFHSSMNPRDVLAEITEIIYSIYPNFKCELYLSKNYQEDLSLPIKEFIYNERYADKASAQAFLTGKLKIESTNDSITLYAPFNGKQGVYGVMQLTSNEISHIPNSEVEFIRLLANTAGNALENAQLYQQSNFLIQDLQLINTFAHELNKLECLTSITQFIRKQFRSSFNAEEVGFVLINDLGKYEIEDASTSFFHSVNNTELITFLLDKVKNEKEAIFISDFKDRFEDVLLPFSSVILLPMVQTDHLIGIIIVLHSDSYYFTFDQYKLMISLVQHSTLAFDNIILREKLEQSVITDYLTKLYSREYLDEKCQEHLNVDEQGVFLLIDLDDFKLVNDSFGHDVGDMVLIQVSNIIRREIDGQGFAARWGGEELAIYLPEKNMQMGRVLANKLLSLIEQSTKPRITASIGLAHWDHTMKLTLDELLDKADQALYRAKRLGKNQYQIISNY
- the rpsD gene encoding 30S ribosomal protein S4, whose protein sequence is MARYTGPVWKKSRRLGISLTGTGKELEKRPYAPGQHGPNQRTKLSEYGLQLQEKQKLRFMYGLNERQFRTLFNKAAKLKGVHGENFMILLESRLDNIVYRLGLARTRRQARQLVNHGHILVDGSRVDIPSYLVQPGQTISVREKSRKLTIIQESIEANAFVPEYLTFNADNLEGTYSRYPERSELPAEINEALIVEWYSR
- a CDS encoding cysteine desulfurase family protein yields the protein MIYFDNSATTEPNEEVLATFVEVSKRYYGNASSAHQLGLNAEQLLRKSYQHISRLLSVKPTEIIYTSGGTEGNNLAIKGIALAYQSRGKHLITTSIEHPSVLNPFKALEELGFEVTYLPVDQSGIVSVDDLKQALRDDTILVSVMHVNNELGTIQPIRAIGEVLKNRKYTFFHVDNVQGFGKVELDLKASYVDLATISGHKIHGLKGTGLLYQREGVRLFPLLHGGGQQDNRHSGTEDIAGIVSLARAMRLILEKQTNQVIQLRQLNQLLRERLNEIEDVVINTPEDQAPHIINFSIPGFKPEIILHALEERGIYVSTQSACSSKKADESSVLRAIHLPPNQRNSALRISFSYQNTPDQVDKFVQSLKAIITELKQDMR
- a CDS encoding GAF domain-containing protein gives rise to the protein MFEQIEYSQSLEKNYQLLIKQLEALIEDESDPIANLSNSAALLNQFLDRINWVGFYLLREDQLVLGPFQGLPACVRIDIGKGVCGTAVAEEKTQLVADVHQFPGHIACDARSQSEIVIPLFKNKKVIGVLDIDSPEKNRFTKQDQIHLEQFCEKLMAYLPEII